A genomic segment from Myxocyprinus asiaticus isolate MX2 ecotype Aquarium Trade chromosome 36, UBuf_Myxa_2, whole genome shotgun sequence encodes:
- the LOC127427233 gene encoding rho GTPase-activating protein 17-like isoform X1: protein MKKQFNRMRQLANQTVGRAEKTEVLSDDLLQIERRMESVRVVSHNTHKKMASCLQGQIGTDAEKRHKKLPLTALSQAMQDGGNQLGEESLIGKMMEMCGDAENRLASELMQHEMQIEKDILDPLNQLAEVDIPNILKQRRQLAKLVLDYDSARARWLQATKSIISGTNTQALTAKADSLKEEVDEAMNKMELCKDQLSADMYNFFSKEADYACYYVMLLEAQADYHRKSLTLLESVLPTIQAQQDSWTEKPAFGTALEEHLKRSSREIALPIEACVMMLLETGMKEEGLFRIAAGASKLKKLKAALDCSTSQLEEFYSDPHAVAGALKSYLRELPEPLMTYHLYDEWIQVSNVPDPDKRLQALWVTCDQLPKNNKANFRYLIKFLAKLAQESDINKMTPSNIAIVLGPNLLWAKTEGSLAEMAAATSVHVVTIIEPIIQHADWFFPEDVEFNVSGMFSMPAPLPNNVNHLTPTEYDFGTIERKRPGSMVGPDGDLPRRDSSANKLMDHNPRRGNTVPRKQHASPAFQPPLPPVEAAGTVGVQPVAELLLQQPAPMGLGLEGCQPGLALGMAALAAAQQLLAQHTEEISSKNRDPASTPPAQRNGTGGSGQLCSGNPVAGSTGPSPHMTHRGTKKPAPAPPKPANPPPGQPTNQSVQQTSSGTPQSLSPSPRPLSSYSPTNISPTQPQSQTNTTPRRHSSNQPLIQAPNHPPPQPPTQVTPPLQPSALGHTAGDPGEDPSPPNTPTPPSTPPPTAVFHDSSSLTAPPVFQSGSLPRPRPVPKPRNRPTVPPPPQPPATGNDSNGICSAAFKTLDSGMTFKGLSRALVPDIAVEKPVTFLKETDLDTESTIL, encoded by the exons ATGAAGAAACAGTTTAATCGGATGAGACAGCTCGCCAATCAAACAGTTGGCAG AGCGGAGAAAACAGAGGTCCTCAGTGATGATCTGTTACAG ATTGAGCGACGTATGGAGTCGGTGCGTGTCGTTTCACACAACACGCACAAAAAAATGGCCTCATGTTTGCAGGGGCAAATAGGCACTGATGCTGAGAAGAGACAT AAAAAGCTTCCACTAACAGCACTGTCACAGGCCATGCAGGATGGTGGGAACCAGCTGGGAGAGGAGTCTCTGATTGG GAAAATGATGGAGATGTGTGGGGATGCAGAGAACAGACTGGCCTCTGAGCTAATGCAGCATGAGATGCAGATTGAGAAAGACATCTTGGACCCCCTTAATCAGTTAGCAGAG GTGGACATTCCTAACATCCTGAAACAGAGGAGGCAGTTAGCCAAGCTGGTGCTGGACTATGACTCTGCCCGAGCAAG GTGGTTGCAGGCGACCAAGTCGATAATCTCAGGAACAAACACACAAGCACTGACAGCCAAAGCAGACTCACTAAAAGAGGAGGTTGATGAGGCTATGAACAAAATGGAACTGTGCAAG GATCAACTTTCAGCAGACATGTACAATTTCTTCTCAAAGGAGGCGGACTACGCCTGCTACTATGTCATG TTATTAGAGGCACAAGCGGATTACCACCGAAAATCTCTCACCTTGCTCGAGAGTGTCCTGCCAACCATTCAAGCTCAACAAG ATTCATGGACTGAGAAACCAGCATTTGGAACAGCCTTGGAAGAGCACCTGAAGCGGAGTAGCAGAGAGATAGCACTCCCAATAGAGGCCTGTGTCATGATGCTACTGGAGACTGGAATGAAAGAGGAG GGTCTTTTCAGAATAGCTGCTGGAGCCTCTAAACTGAAGAAGCTGAAGGCAGCACTGGATTGCTCCACCTCACAGCTGGAGGAGTTCTATTCTGACCCGCATGCTGTTGCTG GGGCATTAAAGTCGTACTTAAGAGAACTGCCCGAACCTTTGATGACTTACCATCTGTATGATGAGTGGATACAGGTATCCAA TGTCCCTGACCCAGACAAACGATTACAAGCTTTGTGGGTTACCTGTGATCAGTTGCCAAAAAACAACAAGGCAAACTTCAG ATACCTTATTAAGTTCCTTGCTAAGCTCGCACAGGAGAGTGACATTAACAAGATGACCCCCAGCAACATTGCCATTGTCCTTGGACCCAATCTACTGTGGGCCAAAACTGAGGG GAGCCTAGCCGAAATGGCTGCTGCTACCTCTGTTCATGTGGTTACTATAATTGAACCCATCATTCAGCATGCAGACTGGTTTTTTCCTGAGG ATGTGGAGTTTAATGTATCAGGCATGTTTTCAATGCCCGCACCCCTTCCAAACAATGTCAACCACCTGACGCCAACAGAGTATGACTTTGGCACTATAGAGAGGAAGAGACCTGGTAGCATGGTTGGCCCAGATGGTGACTTACCCCGGAGAGACAG CTCTGCTAATAAATTAATGGACCACAATCCTCGTAGAGGCAATACTGTACCTAGAAAGCAGCACGCTTCGCCTGCCTTCCAACCCCCGCTGCCCCCAGTGGAGGCTGCAGGTACTGTAGGGGTTCAGCCTGTGGCTGAGCTCTTGCTCCAGCAGCCTGCGCCGATGGGCCTGGGCTTAGAGGGTTGCCAGCCTGGGCTGGCGCTGGGGATGGCTGCACTGGCAGCAGCACAGCAGCTTCTAGCTCAGCATACTGAGGAGATCAG TTCAAAGAATCGAGACCCTGCGTCCACTCCTCCAGCTCAGAGAAATGGCACTGGAGGGTCAGGACAGCTGTGTTCAGGGAACCCTGTGGCTGGATCTACAGGGCCCAGTCCTCACATGACACATAGAG GTACAAAGAAGCCAGCCCCAGCTCCTCCTAAACCAGCCAATCCACCACCAGGGCAACCAACCAATCAGTCAGTGCAACAAACCTCTTCAGGCACCCCTCAGTCCCTCAGCCCGTCCCCTAGACCGCTCTCTAGTTACTCTCCAACCAATATAAGCCCCACACAGCCACAGTCTCAAACCAACACAACCCCTCGTCGCCACTCAAGCAACCAGCCTCTCATTCAGGCCCCCAATCATCCACCCCCCCAGCCGCCAACACAAGTCACACCCCCTCTCCAACCAAGCGCTCTTGGTCATACTGCTGGTGACCCTGGAGAGGACCCCTCTCCTCCAAACACTCCCACTCCACCGAGTACCCCTCCACCCACGGCAGTCTTTCATGACAGTTCCAGTCTAACTGCTCCCCCGGTGTTTCAGTCAGGATCTCTTCCTCGCCCGAGGCCTGTGCCAAAACCACGTAACAGACCTACTGTTCCCCCTCCTCCCCAGCCTCCAGCTACAGGAAACGACAGCAATGGAATTTGCAGTGCTGCCTTTAAAACACTGG ATTCGGGGATGACATTCAAAGGGCTGAGTCGAGCCCTTGTTCCTGACATCGCTGTTGAGAAGCCTGTTACCTTTCTTAAGGAGACAGACCTTGACACAGAGAGCACCATCCTGTAA
- the LOC127427233 gene encoding rho GTPase-activating protein 17-like isoform X3, which produces MKKQFNRMRQLANQTVGRAEKTEVLSDDLLQIERRMESVRVVSHNTHKKMASCLQGQIGTDAEKRHKKLPLTALSQAMQDGGNQLGEESLIGKMMEMCGDAENRLASELMQHEMQIEKDILDPLNQLAEVDIPNILKQRRQLAKLVLDYDSARARWLQATKSIISGTNTQALTAKADSLKEEVDEAMNKMELCKDQLSADMYNFFSKEADYACYYVMLLEAQADYHRKSLTLLESVLPTIQAQQDSWTEKPAFGTALEEHLKRSSREIALPIEACVMMLLETGMKEEGLFRIAAGASKLKKLKAALDCSTSQLEEFYSDPHAVAGALKSYLRELPEPLMTYHLYDEWIQVSNVPDPDKRLQALWVTCDQLPKNNKANFRYLIKFLAKLAQESDINKMTPSNIAIVLGPNLLWAKTEGSLAEMAAATSVHVVTIIEPIIQHADWFFPEDVEFNVSGMFSMPAPLPNNVNHLTPTEYDFGTIERKRPGSMVGPDGDLPRRDSSKNRDPASTPPAQRNGTGGSGQLCSGNPVAGSTGPSPHMTHRGTKKPAPAPPKPANPPPGQPTNQSVQQTSSGTPQSLSPSPRPLSSYSPTNISPTQPQSQTNTTPRRHSSNQPLIQAPNHPPPQPPTQVTPPLQPSALGHTAGDPGEDPSPPNTPTPPSTPPPTAVFHDSSSLTAPPVFQSGSLPRPRPVPKPRNRPTVPPPPQPPATGNDSNGICSAAFKTLDSGMTFKGLSRALVPDIAVEKPVTFLKETDLDTESTIL; this is translated from the exons ATGAAGAAACAGTTTAATCGGATGAGACAGCTCGCCAATCAAACAGTTGGCAG AGCGGAGAAAACAGAGGTCCTCAGTGATGATCTGTTACAG ATTGAGCGACGTATGGAGTCGGTGCGTGTCGTTTCACACAACACGCACAAAAAAATGGCCTCATGTTTGCAGGGGCAAATAGGCACTGATGCTGAGAAGAGACAT AAAAAGCTTCCACTAACAGCACTGTCACAGGCCATGCAGGATGGTGGGAACCAGCTGGGAGAGGAGTCTCTGATTGG GAAAATGATGGAGATGTGTGGGGATGCAGAGAACAGACTGGCCTCTGAGCTAATGCAGCATGAGATGCAGATTGAGAAAGACATCTTGGACCCCCTTAATCAGTTAGCAGAG GTGGACATTCCTAACATCCTGAAACAGAGGAGGCAGTTAGCCAAGCTGGTGCTGGACTATGACTCTGCCCGAGCAAG GTGGTTGCAGGCGACCAAGTCGATAATCTCAGGAACAAACACACAAGCACTGACAGCCAAAGCAGACTCACTAAAAGAGGAGGTTGATGAGGCTATGAACAAAATGGAACTGTGCAAG GATCAACTTTCAGCAGACATGTACAATTTCTTCTCAAAGGAGGCGGACTACGCCTGCTACTATGTCATG TTATTAGAGGCACAAGCGGATTACCACCGAAAATCTCTCACCTTGCTCGAGAGTGTCCTGCCAACCATTCAAGCTCAACAAG ATTCATGGACTGAGAAACCAGCATTTGGAACAGCCTTGGAAGAGCACCTGAAGCGGAGTAGCAGAGAGATAGCACTCCCAATAGAGGCCTGTGTCATGATGCTACTGGAGACTGGAATGAAAGAGGAG GGTCTTTTCAGAATAGCTGCTGGAGCCTCTAAACTGAAGAAGCTGAAGGCAGCACTGGATTGCTCCACCTCACAGCTGGAGGAGTTCTATTCTGACCCGCATGCTGTTGCTG GGGCATTAAAGTCGTACTTAAGAGAACTGCCCGAACCTTTGATGACTTACCATCTGTATGATGAGTGGATACAGGTATCCAA TGTCCCTGACCCAGACAAACGATTACAAGCTTTGTGGGTTACCTGTGATCAGTTGCCAAAAAACAACAAGGCAAACTTCAG ATACCTTATTAAGTTCCTTGCTAAGCTCGCACAGGAGAGTGACATTAACAAGATGACCCCCAGCAACATTGCCATTGTCCTTGGACCCAATCTACTGTGGGCCAAAACTGAGGG GAGCCTAGCCGAAATGGCTGCTGCTACCTCTGTTCATGTGGTTACTATAATTGAACCCATCATTCAGCATGCAGACTGGTTTTTTCCTGAGG ATGTGGAGTTTAATGTATCAGGCATGTTTTCAATGCCCGCACCCCTTCCAAACAATGTCAACCACCTGACGCCAACAGAGTATGACTTTGGCACTATAGAGAGGAAGAGACCTGGTAGCATGGTTGGCCCAGATGGTGACTTACCCCGGAGAGACAG TTCAAAGAATCGAGACCCTGCGTCCACTCCTCCAGCTCAGAGAAATGGCACTGGAGGGTCAGGACAGCTGTGTTCAGGGAACCCTGTGGCTGGATCTACAGGGCCCAGTCCTCACATGACACATAGAG GTACAAAGAAGCCAGCCCCAGCTCCTCCTAAACCAGCCAATCCACCACCAGGGCAACCAACCAATCAGTCAGTGCAACAAACCTCTTCAGGCACCCCTCAGTCCCTCAGCCCGTCCCCTAGACCGCTCTCTAGTTACTCTCCAACCAATATAAGCCCCACACAGCCACAGTCTCAAACCAACACAACCCCTCGTCGCCACTCAAGCAACCAGCCTCTCATTCAGGCCCCCAATCATCCACCCCCCCAGCCGCCAACACAAGTCACACCCCCTCTCCAACCAAGCGCTCTTGGTCATACTGCTGGTGACCCTGGAGAGGACCCCTCTCCTCCAAACACTCCCACTCCACCGAGTACCCCTCCACCCACGGCAGTCTTTCATGACAGTTCCAGTCTAACTGCTCCCCCGGTGTTTCAGTCAGGATCTCTTCCTCGCCCGAGGCCTGTGCCAAAACCACGTAACAGACCTACTGTTCCCCCTCCTCCCCAGCCTCCAGCTACAGGAAACGACAGCAATGGAATTTGCAGTGCTGCCTTTAAAACACTGG ATTCGGGGATGACATTCAAAGGGCTGAGTCGAGCCCTTGTTCCTGACATCGCTGTTGAGAAGCCTGTTACCTTTCTTAAGGAGACAGACCTTGACACAGAGAGCACCATCCTGTAA
- the LOC127427233 gene encoding rho GTPase-activating protein 17-like isoform X2 encodes MESVRVVSHNTHKKMASCLQGQIGTDAEKRHKKLPLTALSQAMQDGGNQLGEESLIGKMMEMCGDAENRLASELMQHEMQIEKDILDPLNQLAEVDIPNILKQRRQLAKLVLDYDSARARWLQATKSIISGTNTQALTAKADSLKEEVDEAMNKMELCKDQLSADMYNFFSKEADYACYYVMLLEAQADYHRKSLTLLESVLPTIQAQQDSWTEKPAFGTALEEHLKRSSREIALPIEACVMMLLETGMKEEGLFRIAAGASKLKKLKAALDCSTSQLEEFYSDPHAVAGALKSYLRELPEPLMTYHLYDEWIQVSNVPDPDKRLQALWVTCDQLPKNNKANFRYLIKFLAKLAQESDINKMTPSNIAIVLGPNLLWAKTEGSLAEMAAATSVHVVTIIEPIIQHADWFFPEDVEFNVSGMFSMPAPLPNNVNHLTPTEYDFGTIERKRPGSMVGPDGDLPRRDSSANKLMDHNPRRGNTVPRKQHASPAFQPPLPPVEAAGTVGVQPVAELLLQQPAPMGLGLEGCQPGLALGMAALAAAQQLLAQHTEEISSKNRDPASTPPAQRNGTGGSGQLCSGNPVAGSTGPSPHMTHRGTKKPAPAPPKPANPPPGQPTNQSVQQTSSGTPQSLSPSPRPLSSYSPTNISPTQPQSQTNTTPRRHSSNQPLIQAPNHPPPQPPTQVTPPLQPSALGHTAGDPGEDPSPPNTPTPPSTPPPTAVFHDSSSLTAPPVFQSGSLPRPRPVPKPRNRPTVPPPPQPPATGNDSNGICSAAFKTLDSGMTFKGLSRALVPDIAVEKPVTFLKETDLDTESTIL; translated from the exons ATGGAGTCGGTGCGTGTCGTTTCACACAACACGCACAAAAAAATGGCCTCATGTTTGCAGGGGCAAATAGGCACTGATGCTGAGAAGAGACAT AAAAAGCTTCCACTAACAGCACTGTCACAGGCCATGCAGGATGGTGGGAACCAGCTGGGAGAGGAGTCTCTGATTGG GAAAATGATGGAGATGTGTGGGGATGCAGAGAACAGACTGGCCTCTGAGCTAATGCAGCATGAGATGCAGATTGAGAAAGACATCTTGGACCCCCTTAATCAGTTAGCAGAG GTGGACATTCCTAACATCCTGAAACAGAGGAGGCAGTTAGCCAAGCTGGTGCTGGACTATGACTCTGCCCGAGCAAG GTGGTTGCAGGCGACCAAGTCGATAATCTCAGGAACAAACACACAAGCACTGACAGCCAAAGCAGACTCACTAAAAGAGGAGGTTGATGAGGCTATGAACAAAATGGAACTGTGCAAG GATCAACTTTCAGCAGACATGTACAATTTCTTCTCAAAGGAGGCGGACTACGCCTGCTACTATGTCATG TTATTAGAGGCACAAGCGGATTACCACCGAAAATCTCTCACCTTGCTCGAGAGTGTCCTGCCAACCATTCAAGCTCAACAAG ATTCATGGACTGAGAAACCAGCATTTGGAACAGCCTTGGAAGAGCACCTGAAGCGGAGTAGCAGAGAGATAGCACTCCCAATAGAGGCCTGTGTCATGATGCTACTGGAGACTGGAATGAAAGAGGAG GGTCTTTTCAGAATAGCTGCTGGAGCCTCTAAACTGAAGAAGCTGAAGGCAGCACTGGATTGCTCCACCTCACAGCTGGAGGAGTTCTATTCTGACCCGCATGCTGTTGCTG GGGCATTAAAGTCGTACTTAAGAGAACTGCCCGAACCTTTGATGACTTACCATCTGTATGATGAGTGGATACAGGTATCCAA TGTCCCTGACCCAGACAAACGATTACAAGCTTTGTGGGTTACCTGTGATCAGTTGCCAAAAAACAACAAGGCAAACTTCAG ATACCTTATTAAGTTCCTTGCTAAGCTCGCACAGGAGAGTGACATTAACAAGATGACCCCCAGCAACATTGCCATTGTCCTTGGACCCAATCTACTGTGGGCCAAAACTGAGGG GAGCCTAGCCGAAATGGCTGCTGCTACCTCTGTTCATGTGGTTACTATAATTGAACCCATCATTCAGCATGCAGACTGGTTTTTTCCTGAGG ATGTGGAGTTTAATGTATCAGGCATGTTTTCAATGCCCGCACCCCTTCCAAACAATGTCAACCACCTGACGCCAACAGAGTATGACTTTGGCACTATAGAGAGGAAGAGACCTGGTAGCATGGTTGGCCCAGATGGTGACTTACCCCGGAGAGACAG CTCTGCTAATAAATTAATGGACCACAATCCTCGTAGAGGCAATACTGTACCTAGAAAGCAGCACGCTTCGCCTGCCTTCCAACCCCCGCTGCCCCCAGTGGAGGCTGCAGGTACTGTAGGGGTTCAGCCTGTGGCTGAGCTCTTGCTCCAGCAGCCTGCGCCGATGGGCCTGGGCTTAGAGGGTTGCCAGCCTGGGCTGGCGCTGGGGATGGCTGCACTGGCAGCAGCACAGCAGCTTCTAGCTCAGCATACTGAGGAGATCAG TTCAAAGAATCGAGACCCTGCGTCCACTCCTCCAGCTCAGAGAAATGGCACTGGAGGGTCAGGACAGCTGTGTTCAGGGAACCCTGTGGCTGGATCTACAGGGCCCAGTCCTCACATGACACATAGAG GTACAAAGAAGCCAGCCCCAGCTCCTCCTAAACCAGCCAATCCACCACCAGGGCAACCAACCAATCAGTCAGTGCAACAAACCTCTTCAGGCACCCCTCAGTCCCTCAGCCCGTCCCCTAGACCGCTCTCTAGTTACTCTCCAACCAATATAAGCCCCACACAGCCACAGTCTCAAACCAACACAACCCCTCGTCGCCACTCAAGCAACCAGCCTCTCATTCAGGCCCCCAATCATCCACCCCCCCAGCCGCCAACACAAGTCACACCCCCTCTCCAACCAAGCGCTCTTGGTCATACTGCTGGTGACCCTGGAGAGGACCCCTCTCCTCCAAACACTCCCACTCCACCGAGTACCCCTCCACCCACGGCAGTCTTTCATGACAGTTCCAGTCTAACTGCTCCCCCGGTGTTTCAGTCAGGATCTCTTCCTCGCCCGAGGCCTGTGCCAAAACCACGTAACAGACCTACTGTTCCCCCTCCTCCCCAGCCTCCAGCTACAGGAAACGACAGCAATGGAATTTGCAGTGCTGCCTTTAAAACACTGG ATTCGGGGATGACATTCAAAGGGCTGAGTCGAGCCCTTGTTCCTGACATCGCTGTTGAGAAGCCTGTTACCTTTCTTAAGGAGACAGACCTTGACACAGAGAGCACCATCCTGTAA